One stretch of Ficedula albicollis isolate OC2 chromosome 7, FicAlb1.5, whole genome shotgun sequence DNA includes these proteins:
- the TNFAIP6 gene encoding tumor necrosis factor-inducible gene 6 protein: MIALLLFSALLWDQAAAWGFKDGVLHNSIWLERAAGVYHRESRSGKYRLTYAEAKAVCEYEGGHLATYQQLEAARKIGFHVCAAGWMAKGRVGYPIVKAGANCGFGKTGIVDYGIRLNRSERWDAYCYNPNGKECGGVFTDSKHVFKSPGYPNEYENEQICYWHIRVRYGQRIQLQFLEFDVEEDTACLADFLEVYDSYDDINGFVGRFCGDELPDDIISTGNVMTLKFLSDASVTAGGFQIRYSTLDTASSRNSSAPGKNNFLSGKFGIM, from the exons ATGATTGCACTGCTCCtcttctctgccctgctctgggaccaggctgcagcctggggcttCAAGGATGGAGTGCTGCACAACTCCATCTGGTTAG AGCGGGCGGCCGGCGTGTATCACCGCGAGTCGCGCTCCGGCAAGTACCGGCTCACCTACGCCGAGGCCAAGGCGGTGTGCGAGTACGAGGGAGGACACCTGGCCACGtaccagcagctggaggcagccagGAAAATAG gtTTCCAcgtgtgtgctgctggctggatgGCAAAGGGCAGGGTTGGTTATCCCATAGTGAAAGCTGGAGCCAACTGTGGCTTTGGCAAGACTGGAATTGTTGATTATGGAATTCGCCTCAACAGGAGCGAGAGGTGGGACGCCTACTGCTACAACCCCAACG gAAAAGAGTGTGGCGGGGTGTTCACGGACTCCAAGCACGTGTTCAAGTCGCCAGGGTACCCGAACGAGTACGAGAACGAGCAGATCTGCTACTGGCACATCCGGGTCAGGTACGGGCAGAGGATCCAGCTGCAGTTCCTGGAGTTCGATGTGGAGGAGGACACGGCGTGCCTGGCGGATTTCCTGGAGGTCTACGACAGCTACGACGACATCAACGGCTTTGTGGGCAG gttttgtgGAGATGAGCTGCCAGATGACATCATTAGCACAG GGAATGTGATGACGCTGAAATTCCTGTCGGACGCTTCGGTGACGGCCGGCGGGTTCCAGATCCGCTACAGCAccctggacactgccagcagcaggaattcctcagccccagggaaaaacaactttttatCCGGCAAATTCGGGATTATGTGA